In Rubrivirga marina, the following are encoded in one genomic region:
- a CDS encoding metallophosphoesterase family protein, producing MKILHCADVHLGYETHGRLDPATGLNTRLLDFRRCFDVVVQRALDEDVDLFLFAGDAYRTADPTPTQQRQFAEALRPVLEAGIPVAMVVGNHDHPVSFGKASSVDIFGVLDGTVEVFAQPTFRAEGQPGGPIQTKSGPLQLVALPWPIRSKILARDEYRGKTPHEIRQLVEDYYTAFVQRCAAEADPAVPLLVAAHLTVQGSELSGSERASLIAHEPTFTVAQLAQPGVDYVALGHIHRFQDRNAEAFARGEGPPVVYSSSIERISFKEHDADKGFVLVEINPEGEPGRRTAFEFVATPARRFVPIAVDATEAEDPTAAVLAEIARHDVADAVVRVRYRVGEEQPPVDEAAIRDALAEADTVAAVERELDGVERQRRTVVRKDTSLKEAVERYVDQHENLEKIKDDLVAAALEIEREVDAAR from the coding sequence ATGAAGATCCTCCACTGCGCCGACGTCCACCTCGGGTACGAGACGCACGGGCGGCTCGACCCGGCGACGGGCCTCAACACGCGGCTCCTCGACTTCCGCCGCTGCTTCGACGTCGTCGTGCAGCGCGCGCTCGACGAGGACGTCGACCTGTTCCTGTTCGCGGGCGACGCCTACCGGACGGCCGACCCCACGCCGACGCAGCAGCGCCAGTTCGCCGAGGCGCTCCGGCCCGTGCTCGAGGCGGGCATCCCCGTCGCCATGGTCGTGGGCAACCACGACCACCCGGTCAGCTTCGGGAAGGCGTCGTCGGTCGACATCTTCGGCGTGCTCGACGGGACGGTCGAGGTGTTCGCCCAGCCGACGTTCCGGGCCGAGGGCCAGCCGGGCGGGCCGATCCAGACCAAGAGCGGGCCGCTCCAGTTGGTCGCGCTCCCCTGGCCCATCCGCTCGAAAATCCTGGCGCGCGACGAGTACCGCGGCAAGACGCCCCACGAGATCCGCCAGCTCGTCGAGGACTACTACACGGCGTTCGTCCAGCGCTGCGCGGCCGAGGCCGACCCGGCGGTCCCGCTCCTCGTCGCGGCGCACCTCACGGTCCAGGGCTCGGAGCTCAGCGGGAGCGAGCGGGCCAGCCTCATCGCTCACGAGCCGACGTTCACCGTTGCCCAGCTGGCGCAGCCGGGCGTCGACTACGTGGCGCTCGGGCACATCCACCGGTTCCAGGACCGGAACGCAGAGGCGTTCGCGCGCGGCGAGGGCCCGCCCGTCGTCTACTCGTCGTCGATCGAGCGGATCTCGTTCAAGGAGCACGACGCCGACAAGGGGTTCGTCCTCGTCGAGATCAACCCCGAGGGCGAGCCGGGAAGGCGAACGGCATTCGAGTTCGTCGCGACGCCGGCCCGCCGCTTCGTGCCCATCGCCGTCGACGCGACCGAGGCCGAGGACCCCACGGCAGCCGTCCTCGCAGAGATCGCGCGGCACGACGTGGCCGACGCGGTCGTCCGGGTGCGGTACCGCGTGGGCGAGGAGCAGCCGCCGGTCGACGAGGCCGCCATCCGCGACGCGCTCGCCGAGGCCGACACGGTCGCGGCGGTCGAGCGCGAGCTCGACGGCGTCGAGCGCCAGCGGCGGACGGTCGTCCGCAAGGACACGTCGCTCAAAGAGGCCGTCGAGCGCTACGTCGACCAGCATGAGAACCTCGAAAAGATCAAGGACGACCTCGTGGCCGCGGCGCTCGAGATCGAGCGCGAGGTGGACGCGGCGCGGTAG
- a CDS encoding GumC family protein, producing the protein MARPSDSDPVLASRLVAAGDGASEIPPDGGDYFDADRLDEARAAATDRSRARLWWAGSVLYRRRWWIVGATVLAAIASVAISLQIPNRYRAETRVLMPEDGGGGLMASALSSISPTAAALLSGGGAGFTRYMAILSSPSTMASVVERFDLVDRYELQDEDHPFDAAVRELTDRAQFEVALDFDYLGISVLDEDPETAAQMANYFVARLNERNIEFQSSSAADNRVFLKRRLDQANADLDSAQAELQSLQERSGVVEPTAQAEALFSALAASQAEVATAEVQFQALLSQFGPDNPDVQSARAGLQAARGQVDRLRGGAEAGLPGLSGLPRVQRQYAEVLQELEIQRAIIETVQPLYEQAALQEQRDADAVQVLDPATPPARKAEPRRSLLVIGATLSVGLLAVVLALVVAWIRQRLPSVLARLEAGA; encoded by the coding sequence ATGGCCCGTCCGTCCGATTCCGACCCCGTGCTCGCCTCGAGGCTCGTCGCCGCCGGCGACGGGGCCAGCGAGATCCCGCCCGATGGGGGCGACTACTTCGACGCCGACCGACTTGACGAGGCTCGTGCGGCGGCGACCGACCGCTCGCGGGCCCGGCTGTGGTGGGCCGGCTCCGTCCTCTACCGCCGCCGGTGGTGGATCGTCGGGGCGACGGTGCTGGCCGCGATCGCCTCGGTCGCGATCTCGCTCCAGATCCCGAACCGGTACCGCGCCGAGACCCGCGTGCTCATGCCCGAGGACGGCGGCGGCGGCCTCATGGCGAGCGCCCTGAGCAGCATCTCCCCGACGGCCGCCGCGCTGCTGTCCGGCGGTGGCGCCGGGTTCACGCGCTACATGGCCATCCTGTCGAGCCCCTCCACGATGGCCTCCGTGGTCGAGCGGTTCGACCTCGTCGATCGCTACGAACTCCAGGACGAAGACCACCCGTTCGACGCGGCCGTCCGTGAGCTCACCGACCGGGCCCAGTTCGAGGTCGCCCTCGATTTTGACTACCTCGGGATCTCCGTCCTCGACGAGGACCCCGAGACGGCCGCCCAGATGGCGAACTATTTCGTCGCGCGGCTGAACGAGCGGAACATCGAGTTCCAGTCGAGCAGCGCGGCCGACAACCGGGTCTTCCTCAAGCGGCGCCTCGACCAGGCCAACGCCGACCTCGACTCGGCCCAGGCCGAGCTCCAGTCCCTCCAAGAGCGCTCCGGCGTCGTCGAGCCGACGGCGCAAGCCGAGGCCCTGTTCTCCGCGCTCGCGGCGTCGCAGGCCGAGGTGGCGACGGCCGAGGTCCAGTTCCAAGCGCTCCTCTCCCAGTTCGGACCCGACAACCCCGACGTCCAGTCGGCCCGCGCAGGGCTCCAGGCCGCGCGGGGTCAGGTCGACCGACTCCGGGGCGGGGCCGAGGCGGGCCTCCCCGGCCTCAGCGGCCTCCCGCGCGTCCAGCGTCAGTACGCCGAGGTTCTCCAGGAGCTCGAGATCCAACGGGCCATCATCGAGACCGTCCAACCGCTCTACGAGCAGGCCGCGCTCCAGGAACAGCGCGATGCCGACGCCGTCCAGGTCCTCGACCCCGCAACGCCGCCGGCCCGGAAGGCCGAACCGCGCCGGTCGCTCCTCGTCATTGGGGCGACGCTGTCGGTCGGGCTCCTCGCGGTCGTCCTGGCGCTCGTCGTCGCGTGGATCCGCCAGCGTCTGCCCTCGGTGCTCGCCCGGCTGGAGGCGGGCGCTTAG
- a CDS encoding polysaccharide biosynthesis/export family protein translates to MPLPVRGIALPVLAAVCLLASPDVASQIVPPTTSSARISALSASARATRSATDEIVLGGPVDPREYVVGPGDVFTVSVGGGSVSSPPRQTETVVTADGLLVVPEAGTFDAAGRTLAAVAAEARAALRRRYANVPTDVALSVPRRFAVYVSGAVPLPGRQIVTALGRVEDAIAETTGGLNPLELADYATPPRFEVERRVALRNVRVTGRDGSERRVDLYRYYTTGDLEYNPMLADGDAVFVPTFDPVREGISVSGDVERPGYYDWRPDDTAAALVAVAGGLGLEGSGAIVRRTRRAGSQTESVEVPLAEAARLDLAPRDQISVVAAAPQAGYASAIGAVAFPGAYPIVSGETTLDDLVEAAGGLAPDALVRGAYIERTVRSEPEAARAQQLRSPQAPQGDRPAAVSAFDSTATAPGQLSELGLFGRRYYAQEYVSTPRLSIDVPAALRGGGDVVLRDGDRLVVPHDVGAVRVFGQVGAPGYVPFRPGLTAGDYVDLAGGPGPVATTTYTVDARTGLFTAGRETPVEAGDAVFVDRPNTSDSPSIEGLALQEENLRLQAERADQEAARANRQFVVQTITALAAIISPILYFISAQ, encoded by the coding sequence ATGCCTCTTCCCGTCCGCGGGATCGCTCTGCCCGTGCTCGCGGCCGTCTGCCTCCTCGCGAGCCCTGACGTCGCCTCTCAGATCGTCCCGCCCACCACGTCGTCGGCCCGGATCTCCGCGCTGAGCGCGTCGGCTCGCGCGACGCGGTCCGCGACGGACGAGATCGTCCTTGGGGGGCCGGTGGACCCGCGAGAGTATGTCGTCGGGCCCGGTGACGTGTTCACGGTGTCCGTCGGCGGGGGCTCCGTGTCGAGCCCGCCGCGGCAGACCGAGACGGTAGTGACGGCCGACGGGCTCCTCGTCGTGCCCGAGGCCGGCACGTTCGACGCCGCGGGGAGGACGCTGGCCGCCGTCGCCGCGGAGGCCCGCGCCGCCCTCCGCCGCCGCTACGCCAACGTCCCGACGGACGTGGCGCTCTCGGTGCCCCGCCGGTTCGCCGTCTACGTCTCGGGCGCCGTGCCCCTCCCCGGCCGCCAGATCGTCACGGCCCTCGGGCGGGTCGAGGACGCCATCGCCGAGACCACCGGCGGCCTCAACCCGCTCGAATTGGCCGACTACGCGACGCCGCCGCGGTTCGAGGTCGAACGCCGCGTCGCGCTTCGGAACGTCCGCGTGACGGGCCGAGACGGGTCCGAGCGCCGCGTCGACCTCTACCGGTACTACACGACGGGCGACCTCGAGTACAACCCGATGCTCGCCGACGGCGACGCCGTGTTCGTCCCGACGTTCGACCCGGTCCGCGAGGGCATCAGCGTGAGCGGGGACGTCGAGCGTCCGGGGTACTACGACTGGCGGCCCGACGACACCGCTGCGGCCCTCGTCGCCGTGGCGGGCGGCCTGGGCCTCGAGGGGAGCGGGGCCATCGTCCGGCGGACGCGGAGGGCGGGGAGCCAGACGGAGAGCGTCGAGGTCCCCCTCGCCGAGGCGGCCCGCCTCGACCTCGCCCCGCGGGACCAGATCTCGGTCGTGGCCGCGGCGCCCCAGGCCGGCTACGCCAGCGCCATCGGGGCCGTCGCGTTCCCAGGCGCCTACCCCATCGTATCGGGCGAGACTACCCTCGACGACCTCGTCGAGGCCGCCGGCGGGCTCGCCCCCGACGCGCTGGTCCGGGGAGCGTACATCGAGCGCACCGTCCGCTCCGAGCCCGAGGCCGCGCGGGCCCAGCAGCTCCGGTCCCCGCAGGCCCCTCAGGGCGACCGCCCGGCGGCCGTCTCCGCCTTCGACTCGACCGCCACGGCGCCGGGGCAGCTCAGCGAGCTCGGCCTCTTCGGCCGCCGCTACTACGCCCAGGAATACGTCTCGACCCCCCGGCTCTCCATCGACGTCCCCGCCGCCCTTCGGGGCGGCGGGGACGTCGTCCTCCGCGACGGCGACCGGCTCGTGGTCCCCCACGACGTCGGCGCCGTCCGCGTGTTCGGGCAGGTCGGGGCTCCGGGCTACGTCCCGTTCCGGCCCGGCCTCACCGCTGGCGACTACGTCGACCTCGCCGGCGGCCCGGGCCCGGTCGCGACCACGACCTACACCGTCGACGCGCGGACGGGACTGTTCACCGCCGGCCGCGAGACGCCGGTCGAGGCCGGCGACGCCGTCTTCGTCGACCGGCCGAACACCTCGGACTCGCCCTCCATTGAGGGCTTGGCGCTCCAGGAAGAGAACCTCCGGCTCCAAGCGGAGCGGGCGGACCAGGAGGCGGCCCGGGCCAACCGGCAGTTCGTGGTCCAGACCATCACCGCGCTGGCCGCCATCATCAGCCCGATCCTCTACTTCATCTCTGCGCAGTAG
- a CDS encoding O-antigen ligase family protein, with protein sequence MEAPSLASSFRLQMRLAVAAAVGAGALVLLVTGLIVASGSQVVWAVPIALTTGLALALGRPSPLVQLATVLGSAALLVGGEEGLGVGEVLAGVLLVGYLATWYATALATGRRFVSSLPDRAAAVWLFGIAPLGAVLGVVFGMNAYDFRADLLATLPFALYFPVKDAATRSPRGAVTVAVGLAWLGAYSAISNGLALRAVVNSADAAWQIADARFIMGETSITSGLLLSLAALTVSRRWTTRGICIVATGAFLAALILTRSRGFWVSGALGLGFLWLVAPGRARVQIAVYVALGLAFVAALAVALFPEELALLADGTIRRFATLSTATMRDISLVNRFAETSAAWERIRVNPILGYGWGVQVTRYDMVSYSTLHWAFLHNGYVALWFKTGIFGLLAMLTVWVGGILRGVVATQNPRLEAASRACALGGTATLVALSLASVTSNPFSILDQMLVVTLLMGLTNGVADRAAFLTARAERGGS encoded by the coding sequence ATGGAGGCCCCTTCCCTCGCCTCCTCCTTCCGCCTCCAGATGCGCCTCGCGGTCGCCGCGGCGGTCGGGGCCGGCGCGCTCGTGCTCCTGGTAACCGGCCTCATCGTCGCGAGCGGGTCGCAGGTCGTGTGGGCGGTCCCCATCGCGCTGACCACCGGGCTGGCTCTCGCGCTCGGCCGGCCCTCGCCGCTGGTGCAGCTGGCGACCGTGCTGGGGTCAGCAGCGCTTCTCGTCGGTGGCGAAGAGGGCCTGGGGGTCGGCGAGGTCCTAGCAGGCGTGCTTCTCGTGGGCTACCTCGCCACGTGGTACGCGACGGCGCTCGCGACCGGGCGGCGGTTCGTGTCGTCCCTGCCCGACCGAGCCGCGGCGGTGTGGCTGTTCGGGATCGCCCCGCTCGGAGCCGTGCTCGGGGTTGTGTTTGGGATGAACGCCTACGACTTCCGGGCCGACCTCCTGGCTACCCTCCCATTCGCGCTGTACTTCCCCGTCAAAGATGCCGCGACGCGCTCTCCGAGAGGGGCCGTCACAGTGGCGGTCGGGCTAGCTTGGCTGGGCGCCTACTCCGCCATCTCCAACGGGCTCGCCCTCCGTGCCGTCGTCAACAGCGCCGACGCCGCGTGGCAGATTGCCGACGCCCGGTTCATCATGGGCGAGACGTCGATCACGTCGGGCCTCCTCCTCAGCCTCGCCGCGCTGACGGTGTCGCGACGGTGGACCACGCGGGGGATCTGCATCGTGGCGACGGGCGCCTTCCTGGCCGCCCTCATCCTGACGAGATCTCGGGGCTTCTGGGTCTCCGGGGCGCTGGGGCTCGGGTTCCTGTGGCTCGTCGCTCCGGGCCGCGCGCGCGTCCAAATCGCGGTGTACGTAGCGCTCGGCCTGGCCTTCGTTGCAGCGCTCGCCGTCGCGCTGTTCCCCGAGGAACTGGCCCTGCTCGCCGACGGGACCATCCGCCGGTTTGCAACCCTCTCGACGGCGACGATGCGCGACATCTCGCTCGTCAACCGGTTCGCCGAGACCTCGGCGGCGTGGGAGCGGATCCGCGTCAATCCCATCCTGGGGTACGGATGGGGCGTCCAGGTCACGCGCTACGACATGGTGTCATACAGCACGCTCCACTGGGCCTTCCTCCACAACGGGTACGTGGCGCTGTGGTTCAAGACCGGGATCTTCGGGCTCCTCGCCATGCTCACGGTGTGGGTCGGCGGGATCCTCCGGGGGGTCGTCGCCACCCAGAACCCGCGGCTCGAGGCCGCCAGTCGGGCGTGTGCCCTCGGGGGGACGGCCACCCTCGTCGCCCTCTCCCTCGCGTCGGTCACCTCGAACCCGTTCTCGATCCTCGATCAGATGCTGGTGGTCACGCTGTTGATGGGTCTCACCAACGGGGTGGCGGATCGGGCCGCGTTCCTGACGGCCCGGGCCGAGCGTGGCGGGTCCTAA
- the ispE gene encoding 4-(cytidine 5'-diphospho)-2-C-methyl-D-erythritol kinase — MPARLAPAKVNLGLYVLRRRPDGYHDLSTVFLPLGWADRLSGRRADELVLTTTDPGLPTDGSNLVVRAALALRQWAGNPALGAALHLEKRVPYGAGLGGGSSDAAAALRLLTGLWSLDVPEADLHALALGLGSDVPFFLDGVPAYGTGRGEHLDPLLDPDGQPYRCPFWLVVAVPDIHVSTAEAFASITPDDGSRPDLAAAVVSNDLVRWRAEVTNDFQGPVEATHPEIRAAREALLDAGAGHAVLSGTGAAVVGVFEAEDTAVEAAEALPATCRVWTELPEGE, encoded by the coding sequence GTGCCCGCTCGTCTCGCCCCCGCCAAGGTCAACCTCGGCCTCTATGTCCTCCGCCGCCGCCCCGACGGCTACCACGACCTCTCCACGGTCTTCCTGCCCCTGGGTTGGGCCGACCGGCTCTCGGGCCGGCGGGCCGACGAACTCGTCCTCACGACGACGGACCCGGGGCTCCCGACCGACGGGTCGAACCTCGTCGTCCGCGCGGCCCTGGCGCTCCGCCAGTGGGCCGGCAATCCGGCGCTCGGCGCCGCGCTCCACTTGGAGAAGCGTGTGCCCTACGGCGCCGGGCTAGGGGGCGGCTCGTCCGATGCCGCTGCCGCGCTCCGCCTCCTCACCGGCCTCTGGTCCCTCGACGTCCCCGAGGCCGACCTCCACGCCCTCGCCCTCGGCCTCGGATCTGACGTCCCGTTCTTCCTCGACGGCGTGCCCGCTTACGGGACGGGGCGCGGCGAGCACCTTGATCCGCTCCTCGACCCCGACGGGCAGCCGTACCGCTGTCCCTTCTGGCTCGTCGTCGCCGTCCCCGACATCCACGTGTCGACGGCCGAGGCGTTCGCGAGCATCACGCCCGACGATGGCTCCCGGCCCGACCTCGCCGCGGCGGTGGTCTCGAACGACCTCGTCCGGTGGCGGGCCGAGGTGACCAACGACTTCCAGGGACCGGTCGAGGCCACGCACCCCGAGATCCGAGCGGCCCGCGAGGCCCTCCTCGACGCGGGGGCCGGGCACGCCGTCCTGTCAGGGACCGGCGCCGCGGTCGTCGGCGTGTTCGAGGCGGAGGACACAGCGGTCGAGGCGGCCGAGGCCCTGCCGGCGACGTGCCGGGTGTGGACCGAGCTGCCGGAGGGGGAGTAG
- a CDS encoding glycosyltransferase, whose product MTATSLVFEPNVGAHQAEYLLWVARAWERARPAGRRLVIGAPAELAARRPELRATADRAGIELDLAAASEPRGSSLSTLTALDRWTPLADAVARHDAQRVVVQILDHYLAPLAARRPLPGVARLGGILFRPSLHYSEIGSPPESLGEQVRQRLKTALTRHALRHPLLTDVLSLDPSAVPALSRGTRARVRPLLDPAPPEVPSEGREAVRARYGVEPGRQLVAFAGALDDRKGITRGLRALAALRPDVAARTAAVLAGRVAVSDRGEFDRAITEAEAAGVQVVLHDAYLSPEALAALVDAADGLALPYDRHVGSSGFLVRAAASRTPVVSQAYGWMGHAVRTHGLGHTADPTDAAAFARALEHALEVPRSDSDLADADAFVRPHTVDAFTAPILDVLAGPTRV is encoded by the coding sequence ATGACCGCGACCTCCCTCGTCTTCGAGCCGAACGTCGGCGCCCACCAGGCGGAATACCTCCTCTGGGTCGCCCGGGCCTGGGAGCGCGCCCGGCCGGCCGGCCGACGGCTCGTGATCGGCGCGCCCGCTGAGTTGGCCGCGCGACGCCCCGAGCTCCGCGCCACCGCCGACCGAGCCGGCATCGAGTTGGACCTCGCGGCCGCGAGCGAACCGCGCGGCTCGTCGCTGTCGACCCTCACGGCGCTCGACCGCTGGACCCCGCTCGCCGACGCCGTCGCACGGCACGACGCCCAGCGAGTCGTCGTCCAGATTCTCGACCACTACCTCGCCCCGCTCGCGGCCCGGCGGCCCCTGCCCGGCGTCGCGCGGCTGGGCGGCATCCTGTTCCGGCCGTCGCTCCACTACTCGGAGATCGGCTCTCCACCCGAGTCGCTCGGAGAGCAGGTCCGCCAGCGGCTCAAGACGGCGCTGACGCGGCACGCCCTCCGCCACCCCCTCCTGACAGACGTCCTGAGCCTCGACCCCTCGGCGGTCCCCGCGCTGTCTCGAGGAACGCGGGCCCGTGTGCGGCCGCTCCTCGACCCGGCCCCGCCCGAGGTTCCGAGCGAGGGGCGAGAGGCCGTCCGCGCCCGCTACGGCGTCGAGCCGGGGCGCCAACTCGTCGCGTTCGCGGGCGCCCTCGACGACCGGAAGGGGATCACGCGGGGCCTCCGCGCGCTCGCCGCCCTCCGGCCGGACGTCGCCGCGCGCACGGCGGCCGTCCTTGCCGGACGCGTCGCCGTCTCCGACCGGGGCGAGTTCGACCGGGCGATCACCGAGGCGGAGGCGGCCGGGGTCCAAGTCGTGCTCCACGACGCGTACCTCTCGCCCGAGGCCCTCGCCGCGCTGGTCGACGCGGCCGACGGTCTGGCGCTGCCCTACGACCGGCACGTGGGCTCCAGCGGGTTCCTGGTCCGCGCCGCCGCGTCTCGCACGCCCGTCGTGTCGCAGGCGTACGGGTGGATGGGCCACGCCGTCCGCACGCACGGCTTGGGGCACACGGCCGACCCCACCGACGCGGCCGCGTTCGCACGGGCGCTGGAGCACGCCCTCGAGGTCCCGCGTTCGGACTCGGACCTCGCCGACGCCGATGCCTTCGTGCGCCCGCACACGGTCGACGCCTTCACCGCCCCGATCCTCGACGTCCTCGCCGGACCGACCCGTGTTTGA
- a CDS encoding flippase: MAGPKARTIGQNSLALGVGQAVTLVVNFAAWVYLSRVLGPEGFGLITLGLAILSYFLLAVALGLDVVAVREIARASDGAAALHRLVANVLGLRLALALVATATYVGIAVWVAGTAAAAAALTILSLQLVARAVQLDWVYQGVERMWVVALRTAGAAALLAGLAFALVRDGTDVVVAAVAVGVAPLVANAVLLVAYAGEFGRPRLSTASWRALLIPAVPLAASAFMSEVYYNLDKIMLEALRTTAEVGLYGAGYKVYALAVAPATALFPAFFPSLARAATREQKAEAARRFASALLLIGLPVIAVAPFAAAPLLDALFGPEYAEAGPALQLLLANAGVVYLAMTYGVPLTAWDRERAYFVVVTAGAVLNAVLNAVLIGPFGTAGAAGATLCTEASILVGMAALHRRDTGALHASAWLRAVPPAIAAGVAAWAFCAVWPLWAWIPAVLAAWALTAALSGGLRAFRDALRPGP; the protein is encoded by the coding sequence GTGGCGGGTCCTAAGGCGAGGACCATCGGTCAGAACTCGCTGGCGCTCGGCGTCGGGCAGGCCGTCACGCTCGTGGTCAACTTCGCCGCGTGGGTCTACCTGTCGCGCGTCCTCGGCCCCGAGGGGTTCGGACTGATCACGCTCGGCCTCGCGATCCTCTCCTACTTCCTGCTGGCGGTGGCGCTGGGCCTTGATGTCGTCGCCGTCCGCGAGATCGCCCGGGCCTCGGACGGCGCCGCGGCGCTCCACAGGCTGGTCGCGAACGTGCTCGGGCTCCGACTGGCGCTCGCGCTCGTCGCCACGGCGACCTACGTCGGCATCGCGGTGTGGGTAGCGGGGACGGCCGCCGCCGCCGCCGCCCTCACGATCCTGTCGCTCCAACTCGTCGCCCGGGCCGTCCAGCTTGACTGGGTGTACCAGGGTGTCGAGCGGATGTGGGTGGTCGCGCTGCGGACGGCCGGGGCCGCCGCCCTCCTCGCCGGCCTCGCGTTCGCCCTCGTGCGCGACGGCACGGACGTCGTGGTCGCGGCGGTCGCCGTTGGCGTGGCCCCGCTCGTCGCCAACGCCGTGCTGCTGGTGGCGTACGCCGGCGAGTTCGGGCGTCCGAGGCTGAGCACGGCGTCGTGGCGAGCGCTCCTGATCCCGGCCGTCCCGCTGGCCGCCTCGGCGTTCATGAGCGAGGTGTACTACAACCTCGACAAGATCATGCTCGAGGCGCTTCGGACGACGGCCGAGGTGGGACTCTACGGGGCCGGTTACAAGGTGTACGCCCTGGCGGTGGCCCCGGCGACGGCGCTGTTCCCGGCGTTCTTCCCGTCCCTCGCCCGGGCGGCCACGCGCGAGCAGAAGGCCGAGGCCGCCCGCCGGTTCGCAAGCGCGCTCCTCCTGATCGGCCTGCCCGTCATCGCTGTGGCGCCGTTCGCCGCCGCGCCCCTCCTCGACGCCCTGTTCGGCCCCGAGTACGCCGAGGCAGGGCCCGCCCTCCAGCTCCTCCTGGCCAACGCCGGCGTCGTCTACCTCGCGATGACGTACGGCGTGCCGTTGACCGCATGGGACCGCGAGCGGGCCTACTTCGTCGTCGTCACGGCCGGGGCCGTGCTCAACGCCGTGCTCAACGCCGTGCTCATCGGTCCGTTCGGGACCGCGGGGGCGGCCGGCGCGACCCTCTGCACCGAGGCCTCGATCCTCGTGGGGATGGCCGCGCTCCACAGACGCGACACCGGCGCCCTCCACGCCTCGGCGTGGCTCCGGGCCGTCCCGCCCGCCATCGCTGCCGGGGTCGCGGCGTGGGCGTTCTGTGCGGTCTGGCCCCTCTGGGCATGGATCCCGGCGGTCCTCGCGGCCTGGGCGCTGACGGCGGCCCTCAGCGGCGGGCTCCGCGCCTTCCGCGACGCGCTCCGCCCCGGCCCATGA